A region of the Arthrobacter sp. FW306-07-I genome:
ATGACAGTAGACGAAGCCAACCACGCCAATACTGTCGGAAGTTCCTGGCGCCGGGTTGTCAGCCTGCTTGAACAGGACCACCGCGTTTCCCCACGGCAGCGGGGCTTTGTCATCCTTGCCCAGGCGCAGGGACTCATCGGTTCCACCCTCCTGGTGGCTGTTCCCAACGAACTCACCCGTGAAGTACTGCAGACCCAGGTCAAGGACGCGCTGGACGACGCGCTGCACAACGTCTTCTCCGAGGACATCCGCTGCGCCATTGACGTCGACACGGATCTGGTTCCCATCCACGAAGAGCCTGAGCCCGTCGTCGAGCCCGCGTACGCACCCGACCAGCTCATCGAGCAGAAGCCGCAGCCCATGCTGCCCAGCACCTCGCATGAGTTCGGCCGGCTGAATCCCAAGTACGTCTTTGATACCTTCGTGATCGGTTCCTCCAACCGCTTTGCCCACGCTGCCGCCGTCGCGGTCGCTGAAGCTCCGGCCAAGGCCTACAACCCGCTGTTCATCTACGGTGATTCCGGGTTGGGCAAGACCCACCTCCTCCACGCCATCGGCCACTATGCCCGGCGCTTGTACAGCGGTATCCGCGTCCGCTACGTCAACTCTGAGGAATTCACCAACGACTTCATCAACTCGATCCGCGACGATGAAGGCGCCAGCTTCAAGACCACGTACCGCAACGTCGACGTGCTGCTGATCGATGACATCCAGTTCCTGGCCGGCAAGGACCGGACGCTGGAGGAGTTCTTCCACACGTTCAACTCCCTGCACAACAACAACAAGCAGGTGGTCATCACCTCGGACCAGCCGCCCAAGCTGCTGGCGGGCTTCGAAGACCGCATGAAATCCCGCTTCGAATGGGGCCTGCTGACCGACATCCAGCCGCCGGAACTTGAAACCCGTATCGCCATTCTCCGGAAGAAGGCCCTGAGCGAGGGCCTCTCCGCCCCGGATGACGCTTTGGAGTACATCGCCTCCAAGATCTCAAGCAACATCCGTGAACTCGAGGGCGCCCTGATCCGCGTCACGGCGTTCGCCAGCCTGAACCGGCAGCCGGTGGATGTGGCCCTTGCCGAGATGGTGTTGAAGGACCTCATTACCGATGACGGTGCGCAGGAGATCACCTCCGCGCAGATCCTCCAGCAGACGGCGGACTACTTCAAGCTCAGCATGGAGGAACTCTGCAGCAAGTCCCGCACCCGGACCCTGGTCACTGCACGGCAGATCGCCATGTACCTCTGCCGGGAGCTCACTGACATGTCGCTTCCCAAGATCGGCCAGGAACTTGGCGGCCGCGACCACACCACCGTCATCCATGCAGACCGCAAGATCCGCGAGCTGATGGCCGAGCGCCGTGTGATTTACAACCAGGTGACCGAGCTGACCAACCGGATCAAGCAGCAGCAGCGCGACTCCTGAATCCACACCGCGGCCCGCACTCTATACCTTATTAACAGGGGCATGTGGATAAGCCTGTGGATAGTTAAGGGGACAAGCGCGGTTAATGGGCTTAAAACCCTTAAGCCGCCTGTGGATCGTTAAAAATGCGCTTTTGCGTTGTCCCCATCCACACCCTGTTTAAAACCCAGGTAACGCACACTCCATGAACAGGGCTTAACCGCGGAACCGTGGGGCAGGACCGGGTTATCCACAGTTTCCACAGCAGTTATTAACACTACGAATCCCAAAAAATCGAAGTCCCTCAAACAACAAGATCGATGCGCAGGTCCACCAACGGGTCCTACCGGCCCCTCAAGGGCCGGACTGGACTTCGGGGGGATGGGTTAATCCCGGATCTTCCGGCTAAGCTGTCAGCAGCGCTCCCGTCCTTGGGTTTCTGTGTGGTTTCCGTCTCCGCGGACCATGCACCAGCAGGGGTGCGCCCAACTTCTTCCGGAGTTTCCGCACGAAATTCCCGGGTTTACATGGCAGCAGCAATGAAAGGCGGCACCCCTCCGTGAAGTTCAGAGTCGATCGGGACGTCCTGGCAGAAGCCGTTACCTGGACAGCCCGGTCCTTGTCTCCGCGGCCACCTGTGCCCGTCCTCTCCGGCCTGCTCCTGAAGGCTGAAGCAGGAACCGTCAGCCTCTCCAGCTTTGACTACGAGACCTCGGCACGTCTTGAAATCACCGCGGACATCAGCGATGAAGGCACCATCCTGGTCTCCGGCCGGCTGCTCGCCGATATCTGCCGCAGCCTGCCTTCCGCTCCCGTGGACGTTGAGACCGACGGCAACAAAGTCACCCTTACCTGCCGCCGCAGCAGCTTCCACCTGGCCACCATGCCGGAGGCGGAATACCCTCCGTTGCCTGCCCTTCCCGCCATCAGCGGAACCGTCCCCGGCGATGCCTTCGCCCAGGCCGTTTCCCAGGTCATCATCGCGGCCAGCAAGGACGACACCCTTCCCATCCTCACCGGCGTCCGCATGGAGATCGAGGATGACCTGATCACCCTGCTGGCCACCGACCGCTACCGGCTGGCAATGCGGGAAGTGCCCTGGAAGCCGGTCACGCCGGGCATCTCCACCAGCGCCCTGGTCAAGGCCAAGACCCTCAACGAGGTTGCCAAGACCCTTGGCAACAGCGGAGACATCAACTTGGCACTGTCCAACGACGACAGCCGGCTTATCGGATTCGAAAGCGGCGGCCGCACCACAACATCCCTGCTGGTGGACGGCGACTACCCCAAGATCCGCTCGCTGTTCCCTGAGTCCACGCCTATCCACGCCACGGTCCATACGCAGGAACTGGTGGAAGCCGTCCGCCGTGTATCGCTCGTGGCCGAGCGCAACACCCCTGTCCGGCTCGCCTTCACTGCCGGCCTGCTGAACCTGGATGCCGGCACCGGTGAGGACGCCCAGGCGTCGGAGGAACTCGAAGCCCAATTGTCCGGCGAGGACATCACCGTTGCCTTCAACCCGCACTACCTCATCGAAGGCCTCAGCGTCATAGAGACCAAGTTCGTCCGGTTCTCCTTCACCACGGCACCCAAGCCCGCCATGATCACGGCCCAGGCCGATGCCGACGGCGAGGACCAGGACGACTACCGCTACCTGGTGATGCCCGTCCGCCTGCCCAACTAGCTGGCTGACGGCTGCCAGACCGGCCCAGCCAAGGACGCCGGCTGGCAGCAACGTCAAATTTCCCGTCCCCACCCGCGCAGAAAAGAGTTCCACGTGCACATTGGACTGATCGGTCTCGGCAAAATGGGATTCAACATGCGCGAACGCCTTCGCAAGGGCGGCGTGGAGGTCACCGGGTACGACCGGAATCCCGATGTCACCGACGCCGCCACCGTTGATGACCTGATCGCTGCTGTTCCGGCCCCGAGGATCATCTGGGTCATGGTGCCGGCAGGGCCCATCACCGACGCAGTGGTCACCGAACTCAGCGAGAAGCTGCAGCCGGGAGACCTTGTCATCGATGGCGGCAACTCCAGGTTCACGGAAGACCAGAAACACGGCGAACTGCTCGCCGCCAGGGGGATCCAGTTCGCCGACTGCGGCGTGTCGGGCGGAGTCTGGGGCCTGCAGAACGGCTACGGCCTGATGGCCGGAGGCGACGCCGCCGACATCGAACGGGCGCTTCCGGTTTTTGATGCTCTGCGTCCGGAGGGTGAGAGGGCGGACAGCTTTGTCCACGTGGGCGGCATCGGTGCCGGCCATTACGCCAAGATGGTCCACAACGGGATCGAATACGGACTGATGCAGGCGTATGCCGAGGGCTACGAACTGCTTGCGGCCAAGGACATCGTCACCGACCTGCCCGGCACGTTCCGGGCCTGGCAGAAGGGAACTGTTGTCCGTTCCTGGCTGCTTGACCTCATGGTCAAGGCCCTTGACGAGGACCCGGGCCTGGCCTCGATCGACGATTACGTGGAGGACTCCGGCGAAGGCCGCTGGACGGTGGAAGAGGCCATCGCCAACGCCGTCCCCGCCCCCGCCATCACCGCCGCACTGTTCGCCCGCTTCGCATCAAGGGAGGACACTTCACCCGCCATGAAGATGGTCTCCGCGCTTCGCCACCAGTTCGGCGGCCACGCAACCCGTCCCGCCAAGTAGCACCCACCGGGAACCTGCAGGGTTCCCAGAATTGCCGAAAACCGCGTGTATCTGGAACACCTTTCACTGACCGACTTCCGCAGTTACGCCCAGGTTGACCTTGCCCTGGGCCCCGGCGTTACCGTCCTGGTGGGTTCCAACGGCATCGGCAAGACCAACCTGATGGAAGCGATCGGGTACCTGGCCACACTGAGCTCCCACCGGGTCAGTTCCGATGGGCCACTGCTGAGGTTCGGCACGGAACGGGCACTGGTCCGCGCCCGGCTGGTCCGGGGCACCCAGACCACAGTCCTCGAGCTGGAAATCAATGCCGGCCGCGCCAACAGGGGACGCATCAACCGCAGCAACCCCGTCCGCGCCCGCGACCTGCTGGGCATCTGCCAGACCGTCCTTTTTGCCCCGGAGGACCTGGCCTTGGTCAAGGGCGATCCGTCCAACCGGCGCCGGTTCCTGGACGAGCTGCTTGCCAGCCTCGTGCCGCACCACGCCGCCACCCGCAGTGACTACGACCGGGTTCTCAAGCAGCGCAACGCCCTGCTAAAGTCGGCGCGGGCCGGGCGGTTCACCGCCGCGCATGAGTCAACCCTGGACGTGTGGGACCAGCACATGGCCCGGGCCGGAGCGGAATTGCTGCACGCGCGGCTGGAGCTGGTGGAACGGCTTCGCCCGCACCTCGCCCGCGCCTATGCGGAACTCACCGACGCATCAAAGCCCGCTGACGCCACCTACCGTTCAACCCTCCAGAACCAGATGGACGACGACGGCGTCCCGGCCTCCGGCGCCCAGCGCACCACGGACGGAGGTTCCCCAGACGAACAGGATGACCTGCGGCTTCTCTCCGTCGAACAACTCACGGAACGGTATGTCCGGGCATTCGCCGAATCCCGGAAGAAGGAACTGGAACGGGGGATTTCCCTGGTTGGCCCGCACCGCGACGAGCTGGAACTGATGCTCGGCCAGGCGCCCGCCAAGGGCTACGCCTCGCACGGGGAAACGTGGTCCATGTGCCTGTCCCTCCGGCTCGCTTCCTACTACGTCATGCTGGACGATGCCCGGACTGGCGGTTCCGCTCCCGTCCTCATCCTTGACGATGTCTTTGCCGAACTGGACGTCCAGCGTCGGCGTAAACTGGCGGCAATAGTCTCCGGCGCGGAACAGGTCCTGGTGACCGCCGCCGTCGACGCCGATATTCCGGAAGAGCTGTCCGGGCGGCGGGTGAAAGTCATCCCGGGAGGTATCGATGAGCAGTGAACAGGGCGGCGGGCTGCAGCCAGGCCGCGAACCTGACAACATCGACGCCCCGCAGGCTGCGCTGAACCGCATGCGCGAAGCGGCGGCCGCAAGAGGCGAAGTCCGCCGGAAAGTGGCGAAGCCGGGTGCCGCAAAGGCCAAAGGCAGCATCCGGGACACCAGGGGTTTCAGCCAGTTCCACGCCACCGGCCGCGATCCGCTGGGCCTGGGAAAGGTCGTTGGCCGGCTTGTCGCGGAGCGCGGCTGGACCTCGCCTGTGGCCGTTGGATCCGTCATGGCCGAGTGGGCAACCCTGGTCGGGCCGGAAATTTCCGCCCACTGCACACCCGAAAGCTTCACGGATACCACTCTCCACGTGCGGTGTGATTCCACTGCCTGGGCAACCCAGCTTCGGCTTCTGAGCAGCAGCCTGCTCGAGAAATTCCGCCGCGAACTGGGCGACGGCGTGGTTACCAGCATCCAGGTGCTTGGCCCCTCGGCACCTAGTTGGCGCAAAGGCGGGCGCAGCGTCAACGGCCGCGGGCCGCGGGATACGTATGGATAGTCCGGACGGCAGCTCTTGAAACTGCGTCCAAGGCCGTGTAGGGCGCTGTAGGGACCGCAGCGTGTATAGGCACCCGGAGGGCGTACCGCTGGGCCGCCCTAGGCGGGGCGTAGAGCCTCGCATGGGCATATTCGCTGCGGGCGAAGGCCCTGGAATGCGGGGATATGAGCCTGTTCGCGGTAGAATTGACGCAGATAACTGGGCGCGGATGAGACGTTGACTTCAGTCCGTTCTCCGCGCACTTCCCGTGTGCGGAGCATGGATCACCAACCGTCAGCAAGTCACCGGCGCCATAAGTTTGTGCCTGTTGGCCGGTGGCTTTTCCCATGGGAAGAGAAACCGGCCGGCCATCATCGAGAACAGAGGAGTCGCAGCGCCTGTGGCTAACGACAATACAGATATTCTGGCAGCAGATACAGCAGTCGAGGATGGCCGCACCCCTGATACTCCACCTGCGGCAGCCACTCCACGGGAATACGGCGCCAGTGACATCACTGTCCTTGAAGGCCTCGAGGCTGTCCGCAAGCGTCCCGGCATGTACATCGGCTCCACCGGTCCCCGCGGCCTCCACCACCTGGTCTACGAAGTGGTGGACAACTCCGTGGATGAGGCGCTGGCCGGCTACTGCAGCCATATCGAGGTAGTCCTGCAGGCAGATGGCGGCGTCAAAGTGGTTGACGACGGCCGTGGAATCCCCGTCGACATGCACCCGACTGAGCACAAGCCCACTGTCGAGGTGGTCATGACCATCCTGCACGCGGGCGGAAAGTTCGGCGGCGGCGGTTACGCCGTGTCCGGCGGCCTTCACGGCGTGGGCATTTCCGTGGTCAACGCCCTGTCCAGCCGGGTGGATACCGAAGTGCGGCGCCAGGGCCACGTTTGGCGGATGTCTTTCGCCGACGGCGGCAAGCCCCAGGGCAGCCTGGTCAAGGGCGAAGAAACGGATGCCACCGGTACCAGCCAGACGTTCTACCCGGATCCCACAATCTTCGAAAGCACCGAATTCGATTTTGAAACGCTCCGGGCCCGTTTCCAGCAGATGGCCTTCCTCAACAAGGGCCTGCGCATCACGCTGACCGATGAGCGCGAGTCCGCGTCAAGTGACGCCGACGGCGACTTGGACCTCGACGACCTCAGCACTGAAGGTGAGGTCAGCGCGGAACACCGCACCGTGGTGTACCAGTACGACGAAGGCCTGCTGGACTACGTCAAGCACCTGAACTCGGGCAAGAAAGTGGAAGTGGTCCACGAGGACGTCATCGCCTTCGAAACCGAGGACACGGAACGCAAGATCGCCCTGGAAATGGCCATGCAGTGGACCAGTGCCTACTCCGAGAGCGTGCACACCTACGCCAACACCATCAACACCCACGAGGGCGGCACCCACGAAGAAGGTTTCCGGGCTGCCCTGACGTCCCTGATCAACCGGTACGCCCGGGAAAAGGGCATCATCAAGGAGAAGGATGACAACCTCACGGGTGATGACATCCGCGAGGGCCTGACTGCCGTCATCTCCGTCAAGCTGGCCGAGCCCCAGTTCGAGGGCCAGACCAAGACCAAATTGGGCAACTCCGAGGTCAAGGGGTTCGTCCAGCGCGTCGTCACCGACGGGCTGGGCGACTGGCTTGAGCGCAATCCCGGCCCCGCCCGCGATGTGATCCGCAAAGCGATTTCCGCCGCACAGGCTCGAATGGCGGCCAGGAAGGCGCGCGACAATGCCCGGCGCAAGAGCCCGCTTGAATCCTTCGGCATGCCCGGCAAGTTGTCCGACTGTTCCTCCAAAGACCCGGAAAAGTGCGAGGTCTACATCGTGGAGGGTGACTCCGCCGGCGGTTCCGCCAAGCGCGGCCGCAACCCTGAAACGCAGGCCATTTTGCCGCTGCGCGGCAAGATCCTGAACGTGGAGCGCGCCCGCCTGGACAAAGCCCTTGGGAACGCCGAAGTCCAGTCCATGATCACCGCCTTCGGTACCGGCATCGGCGAAGACTTCGACCTCGCCAAGCTGCGGTACCACAAGATCGTCCTCATGGCAGACGCGGACGTGGACGGCCAGCACATCACCACCCTGCTGATGACCCTGCTGTTCCGCTACATGCGGCCGCTGATCGAGAACGGCTACGTATACCTGGCCCAGCCCCCGCTCTACCGGATCAAGTGGTCCAACGCGCCGCACGACTACGTCTACAGCGACCGCGAACGCGACGCCAAGCTGGTGGCAGGGCAGGCAGCAGGACGCCGCATCCCCAAGGACAACGGCATCCAGCGCTACAAGGGCCTGGGCGAGATGGACTACACCGAACTGTGGGATACCACCATGGACCCGGATCACCGCACCCTGCTGCAGGTCACCATGGACGACGCCCTTGCCGCCGACCAGATCTTCTCCGTCCTGATGGGCGAAGACGTGGAATCGCGCCGTAACTTCATCCAGCAGAACGCCAAGGACGTCAGGTTCCTGGACATCTAAGGACCAGCTCCAAAGTATTCAGAACCAGACATATACCTGAAACGGAAAATAAAGAATGAGCGACGAAACACCCGAGAATCCCGCCCCCGAGGCCGGAACTCCGGACACCGTTCTTGAAGGCGACGTTCTGATCGACCGCGTGGAGCAGGTGGACCTGCAGACGGAAATGCAGCGTTCCTACCTGGACTACGCCATGGCCGTCATCGTGGGCCGTGCCCTCCCCGACGTCCGGGACGGCCTCAAGCCCGTACACCGCCGCGTGCTCTACGCGATGTTCGACGGCGGCTACCGCCCGGACCGTTCCTTCAACAAGTGTGCCCGCGTGGTGGGCGAGGTCATGGGCCAGTACCACCCGCATGGTGACACCGCGATCTACGACGCCCTGGTGCGCCTGATCCAGGACTGGACCATGCGGTACCCGCTCGCGCTGGGTCAGGGCAACTTCGGCTCGCCGGGCAACGACGGTGCCGCGGCGCCCCGGTACACCGAGACCAAGATGGCCCCGCTGGCCATGGAGATGGTCCGGGACATCGACGAGGAAACGGTCGATTTCCAGGACAACTACGACGGCAAGAACCAGGAACCCACCATCCTGCCGGCCAGGTTCCCCAACCTGCTGGTCAACGGTTCGTCCGGCATTGCCGTGGGCATGGCCACCAACATCCCGCCACACAACCTGCGGGAAGTGGCCGACGGCGTGCAGTGGTACCTGGCCAACCCTGAGGCCAGCCGTGAGGAGCTCCTTGAGGAGCTGCTGGTTCGGGTCAAGGGCCCCGATTTCCCCACCGGTGCGACCATCCTGGGGCACAAGGGCATCGAGGACGCCTACCGGACCGGTCGCGGTTCCGTCACCATGCGCGCCGTGGTTGCCGTGGAGGAGCTGCAGGGACGCACCTGCCTGGTGGTCACGGAACTTCCATACCAGGCCAATCCGGACAACCTGGCCATCAAGATCGCCGAACTGGTCAAGGACGGCAAGATCCAGGGCATCGCGGACCTTCGGGACGAGACGTCCGGCCGCACCGGCCAGCGGCTGGTCATCGTGTTGAAGCGTGACGCCGTGCCCAAGGTGGTGCTGAACAACCTCTACAAGCACACCGAGCTGCAGAGCAATTTCTCTGCCAACATGCTGGCCATCGTGGACGGCGTGCCGCGCACCCTGAGCCTCGACGCGTTCATCCGCCACTGGGTGACGCACCAGATGGACGTCATCGCGCGCCGTACCAGGTACCGGCTGCGCAAGGCGGAGGAAGAGGCCCACATCCTGCGGGCCCTCCTGAAGGCACTGGACATGCTGGACGAGGTCATCGCCCTTATCCGCGCCTCCAGCACCACCGAGGCCGCACGTGACGGGCTGATGGAACTGCTCGACATCGACGAGATTCAGGCGCGTGCCATCCTCGACATGCAGCTGCGCCGCCTGGCTGCCCTGGAACGCCAGCGGATCCAGGAAAAGCATGCTGAACTTGAGGCCATGATCACCGAGTACAAGGAAATCCTTGGCTCCGAAGAGCGCCAGCGCGGGATCATCAGCACCGAGCTGGGCGAAATCGTGGACAAGCATGGCGATGACCGGCGCACCAGGATCCTCATGGGCTTCGACGGCGACATGTCCATGGAAGACCTGATCCCCGAAGAGGAGATGGTGGTCACCATCACCCGCGGCGGCTACGTCAAGCGGACCCGCAGCGACAACTACCGGTCGCAGCAGCGCGGCGGCAAGGGCATTAAGGGTGCCCAGCTGCGCGGCGACGACGTGGTGGAACACTTCTTCGTCACCACCACCCACCACTGGCTGTTGTTCTTCACCAACCTGGGCCGCGTTTACCGTGCCAAGGCGTACGAGCTGATGGAAGCGGGCAGGGACGCCAAGGGCCAGCACGTTGCCAACCTGATGGCGTTCCAGCCCGATGAACATATCGCCCAGGTCCTGGACCTGAAGGACTACCAGCAGTCGCCGTACCTGGTCCTGGCCACCAAGAGGGGACTGGTAAAGAAGACCAGGCTGGAGGACTACGACACCAACCGTTCGGCCGGCGTCATCGCGATCAACCTGCGTGATGGCGATGAATTGGTCTCCGCGCAGCTCGTCTCGGAAACCGACGATCTTTTCCTGGTGTCCCGCAAGGGCCAGTCGATCCGGTTCACGGCAACCGACGATGCGCTGCGTCCCATGGGACGTGCGACGTCCGGCGTCACCGGCATGAAGTTCCGCGAGGACGACGAACTGCTGGCCGCCGACGTGGTCACCGACGGTTCGTTCGTGTTCATCGTCACCGAGGGCGGCTATGCCAAGCGCACGGCGGTGGAGGAATACCGCCTGCAGGGGCGCGGTGGCCTGGGGATCAAGGTAGGCAAGTACCAGGAGGAACGCGGCCACCTGGTGGGCGCACTCATCGTCCAGGAGGAGGATGAAGTACTGGTGGTCATGGAGGGCGGCAAGGTTGTCCGGTCTTCCGTTGCCGGTGTTCCCGCAAAGGGACGCGACACCATGGGCGTCATCTTCGCAAAACCGGACAA
Encoded here:
- the dnaA gene encoding chromosomal replication initiator protein DnaA; its protein translation is MTVDEANHANTVGSSWRRVVSLLEQDHRVSPRQRGFVILAQAQGLIGSTLLVAVPNELTREVLQTQVKDALDDALHNVFSEDIRCAIDVDTDLVPIHEEPEPVVEPAYAPDQLIEQKPQPMLPSTSHEFGRLNPKYVFDTFVIGSSNRFAHAAAVAVAEAPAKAYNPLFIYGDSGLGKTHLLHAIGHYARRLYSGIRVRYVNSEEFTNDFINSIRDDEGASFKTTYRNVDVLLIDDIQFLAGKDRTLEEFFHTFNSLHNNNKQVVITSDQPPKLLAGFEDRMKSRFEWGLLTDIQPPELETRIAILRKKALSEGLSAPDDALEYIASKISSNIRELEGALIRVTAFASLNRQPVDVALAEMVLKDLITDDGAQEITSAQILQQTADYFKLSMEELCSKSRTRTLVTARQIAMYLCRELTDMSLPKIGQELGGRDHTTVIHADRKIRELMAERRVIYNQVTELTNRIKQQQRDS
- the dnaN gene encoding DNA polymerase III subunit beta yields the protein MKFRVDRDVLAEAVTWTARSLSPRPPVPVLSGLLLKAEAGTVSLSSFDYETSARLEITADISDEGTILVSGRLLADICRSLPSAPVDVETDGNKVTLTCRRSSFHLATMPEAEYPPLPALPAISGTVPGDAFAQAVSQVIIAASKDDTLPILTGVRMEIEDDLITLLATDRYRLAMREVPWKPVTPGISTSALVKAKTLNEVAKTLGNSGDINLALSNDDSRLIGFESGGRTTTSLLVDGDYPKIRSLFPESTPIHATVHTQELVEAVRRVSLVAERNTPVRLAFTAGLLNLDAGTGEDAQASEELEAQLSGEDITVAFNPHYLIEGLSVIETKFVRFSFTTAPKPAMITAQADADGEDQDDYRYLVMPVRLPN
- the gnd gene encoding phosphogluconate dehydrogenase (NAD(+)-dependent, decarboxylating); this encodes MHIGLIGLGKMGFNMRERLRKGGVEVTGYDRNPDVTDAATVDDLIAAVPAPRIIWVMVPAGPITDAVVTELSEKLQPGDLVIDGGNSRFTEDQKHGELLAARGIQFADCGVSGGVWGLQNGYGLMAGGDAADIERALPVFDALRPEGERADSFVHVGGIGAGHYAKMVHNGIEYGLMQAYAEGYELLAAKDIVTDLPGTFRAWQKGTVVRSWLLDLMVKALDEDPGLASIDDYVEDSGEGRWTVEEAIANAVPAPAITAALFARFASREDTSPAMKMVSALRHQFGGHATRPAK
- the recF gene encoding DNA replication/repair protein RecF (All proteins in this family for which functions are known are DNA-binding proteins that assist the filamentation of RecA onto DNA for the initiation of recombination or recombinational repair.); translation: MYLEHLSLTDFRSYAQVDLALGPGVTVLVGSNGIGKTNLMEAIGYLATLSSHRVSSDGPLLRFGTERALVRARLVRGTQTTVLELEINAGRANRGRINRSNPVRARDLLGICQTVLFAPEDLALVKGDPSNRRRFLDELLASLVPHHAATRSDYDRVLKQRNALLKSARAGRFTAAHESTLDVWDQHMARAGAELLHARLELVERLRPHLARAYAELTDASKPADATYRSTLQNQMDDDGVPASGAQRTTDGGSPDEQDDLRLLSVEQLTERYVRAFAESRKKELERGISLVGPHRDELELMLGQAPAKGYASHGETWSMCLSLRLASYYVMLDDARTGGSAPVLILDDVFAELDVQRRRKLAAIVSGAEQVLVTAAVDADIPEELSGRRVKVIPGGIDEQ
- a CDS encoding DUF721 domain-containing protein, yielding MSSEQGGGLQPGREPDNIDAPQAALNRMREAAAARGEVRRKVAKPGAAKAKGSIRDTRGFSQFHATGRDPLGLGKVVGRLVAERGWTSPVAVGSVMAEWATLVGPEISAHCTPESFTDTTLHVRCDSTAWATQLRLLSSSLLEKFRRELGDGVVTSIQVLGPSAPSWRKGGRSVNGRGPRDTYG
- the gyrB gene encoding DNA topoisomerase (ATP-hydrolyzing) subunit B; its protein translation is MANDNTDILAADTAVEDGRTPDTPPAAATPREYGASDITVLEGLEAVRKRPGMYIGSTGPRGLHHLVYEVVDNSVDEALAGYCSHIEVVLQADGGVKVVDDGRGIPVDMHPTEHKPTVEVVMTILHAGGKFGGGGYAVSGGLHGVGISVVNALSSRVDTEVRRQGHVWRMSFADGGKPQGSLVKGEETDATGTSQTFYPDPTIFESTEFDFETLRARFQQMAFLNKGLRITLTDERESASSDADGDLDLDDLSTEGEVSAEHRTVVYQYDEGLLDYVKHLNSGKKVEVVHEDVIAFETEDTERKIALEMAMQWTSAYSESVHTYANTINTHEGGTHEEGFRAALTSLINRYAREKGIIKEKDDNLTGDDIREGLTAVISVKLAEPQFEGQTKTKLGNSEVKGFVQRVVTDGLGDWLERNPGPARDVIRKAISAAQARMAARKARDNARRKSPLESFGMPGKLSDCSSKDPEKCEVYIVEGDSAGGSAKRGRNPETQAILPLRGKILNVERARLDKALGNAEVQSMITAFGTGIGEDFDLAKLRYHKIVLMADADVDGQHITTLLMTLLFRYMRPLIENGYVYLAQPPLYRIKWSNAPHDYVYSDRERDAKLVAGQAAGRRIPKDNGIQRYKGLGEMDYTELWDTTMDPDHRTLLQVTMDDALAADQIFSVLMGEDVESRRNFIQQNAKDVRFLDI
- the gyrA gene encoding DNA gyrase subunit A, with the protein product MSDETPENPAPEAGTPDTVLEGDVLIDRVEQVDLQTEMQRSYLDYAMAVIVGRALPDVRDGLKPVHRRVLYAMFDGGYRPDRSFNKCARVVGEVMGQYHPHGDTAIYDALVRLIQDWTMRYPLALGQGNFGSPGNDGAAAPRYTETKMAPLAMEMVRDIDEETVDFQDNYDGKNQEPTILPARFPNLLVNGSSGIAVGMATNIPPHNLREVADGVQWYLANPEASREELLEELLVRVKGPDFPTGATILGHKGIEDAYRTGRGSVTMRAVVAVEELQGRTCLVVTELPYQANPDNLAIKIAELVKDGKIQGIADLRDETSGRTGQRLVIVLKRDAVPKVVLNNLYKHTELQSNFSANMLAIVDGVPRTLSLDAFIRHWVTHQMDVIARRTRYRLRKAEEEAHILRALLKALDMLDEVIALIRASSTTEAARDGLMELLDIDEIQARAILDMQLRRLAALERQRIQEKHAELEAMITEYKEILGSEERQRGIISTELGEIVDKHGDDRRTRILMGFDGDMSMEDLIPEEEMVVTITRGGYVKRTRSDNYRSQQRGGKGIKGAQLRGDDVVEHFFVTTTHHWLLFFTNLGRVYRAKAYELMEAGRDAKGQHVANLMAFQPDEHIAQVLDLKDYQQSPYLVLATKRGLVKKTRLEDYDTNRSAGVIAINLRDGDELVSAQLVSETDDLFLVSRKGQSIRFTATDDALRPMGRATSGVTGMKFREDDELLAADVVTDGSFVFIVTEGGYAKRTAVEEYRLQGRGGLGIKVGKYQEERGHLVGALIVQEEDEVLVVMEGGKVVRSSVAGVPAKGRDTMGVIFAKPDKNDRIIEVARNSERGLEEEESGGDDVTLAEDGGTAGESAAPAMAEESPAVESEDASGDAEPNEDNTEVTSE